The Christensenella timonensis DNA segment GTCAGCGCCAGCGGCTCTATCCCCGGTTCATGAAGGCTGGCAGGGCCTGCGGTGTTTTCGTCCGCAGGCTCAACTGGCGGGTCAGGCGTCAGCGTCGGCTGCTCCGTCGGCGTCGCAGTTGGCGTGGGTGTTTCATCCGGCGTTTGCGTGGGCGAAGTGGTAGGCCCAGCCGTCGGCTCGGCGGGCGTATTTTCCGGTGCGCCGCTTATAAAAGAGCTGCCTGTTCCTGTATAGACCGCAACCAGATCGTACCCGCCGGACTCCGAGGGCGTCCATTCGTGCGTCACAATGCCGTTCGCAGGCGTTAGGCCGCTTGCGATCAACGTTTCCGCACCCCCGTCCTTGCGGCAGAACAGGGATAAGGTTCCGTCGCTGATGTCTGTTACGTTCTTCTTGGTCACTTCCGCTTTAAGCGTCACCTTCCCGCCGGAGCGCAGGAAGTACGCACCGCCGCGTTCCCGTGGCAGCTCGGCACCGTCCGCCGACTTCGCCGAAAGGGCCACGGAGAAGCGTGGGTCGGCCCCCACATGCACGGTTGCCACGCGAGAGATCACTGTTTGTGTCTCGGCGCTGTACTGAAAATGTTTGTCGACACGCGAGGAAACCACGCAGCGGTATTTGGCTCCGTCGTCCCCAGACGATAGCCTTTCGTAGCAGGTATCTGTGTCTATGCCCAAGTCTACCCATTCGCCAATGTAGCCTTCGCTTACCTCGTATTTTTGCCACCTGTATTCAATCAAATTGCCCCCATCCGATTCTGATGCTTTCACAGTAAGGTTGCAGTCAATAGTCCCCTGGGGGTTCGGTGTTGCATAATAATCCGCCGGCGTTGTGGGATCGACGTGCAGCGTGGCGGCCTTGGCCGTGGTGGCGGTCAGCGGGCTAGAAAGCCCGCCGTTTTGCCCGTTAAGGGGCAGGGCCTTGAACGCGAAATCGTAGGTCGTGCCCGGCATGAGGCCGGTGACGGTCATAAAGTTCTGCTTCATGGCTTCTACCTTGCCGACCGTCTGGTAGTCACTGGGCGACGCACCCGTGTTTTTATAAAACACTTCGTACTCGCTCGCAAGGCGGGTATCGGAGGCGGTGGGCTCATTCCACGCCAGCACCAGGAACGCCTTGCCGTTAGTTTGCATCCCCGTTTCGTATACGTACGGGTTTTCCGGCGGTTTGGGCGGAGCGTCCGCTTTGGGCGCTACGATAAAGCCGGTGGTGAGCAGCGCGCCCTGCCCCACGCACGGCCACACGCCCATTGTGGTCTGGTAGCCGTAATCGCCGTAACCCGTGGGCAGGGGGTTAATGGACGCGCCCGTGCCAATGGAAAAGTTAAAGCCTGCGCGCATATTTATGTTTGCACCCCGGCTTTCGGCGAATCCACCGGACAACCCTGTTTTTTCGCTGCCGAGAAACTGTACCTGCCCGGTTATCCCAGCCTGTACGGAGTCGGAGACCTGGATGCCCACCGTTCCGTCCCATTCGATCCCCGCGGCGCCTGGGAAATCGATTTGGCTGTCCGCGCCGCCCGTGGCGATGTTTTTGGGGGAGGAAACCATGTTTTCCGCGCTGTCATAATGCGCGATATCGGAAAAACCGCGCTGATAGGTACTTGGGTCGCCCACGGTAAAGTCGTAGGCGCTCATATCGAGCTTGTCCGTGCCCAGGTTGTGCCTTTTGTACGCCTCGTTGTATTGATCCATGGGGATGAGCGAATACGTGGGCGAATAGGGCACGTGGATGTTGTAGCTGTACCAGCCCGCGGGCACGGTGTCGCCGACATCGTAGACGGTTCCGTTCTCGTTTTTCAGCGTGTCGCTGTTTGCCAGCTCCTTGTATTTTTTAGCGGTCTCCTCCGTCACCCGGAAAGCTGGGAGCCATACCTTGTACTTATAGGTCACGATGGGCGTGGCATACACCAGCACATGGTTTTCATCCACCGGTACTCTGAAGGTCTGGGTGTTGCGGTTGGAGAGCCTGTCCCGCAGCTCGCCGCTGGCTGCCAGCGTGCCGTTCAGGTCGGTCGAAAAGCCCGCCAGGGCCTCGCTGCCCAACGCGCCCGCACCCGCCATGGCGGTGAGCGAGCCCGTTGAGCCCACCGAATAGTTCATGCTTTCTCCTGCCGGGGGCGGGAGCTCGTAGGTATTGCTGACCGAGAACGTAACGTCTCCCACGCCGTTCTCGTAGGGAAGTTCCTTCCAGTAAGGGGCTGCGGGCAGGGCCATGAGCGCGTCCGGCGCGCTCCAGCCATAGCTTTTTTCCATATATTTGTAGTTGGCGCGGTGCTCCGTATCCTCCACCCGCGCAAGGGAAAGGAATGTGCCGTTCCTGCTTGCGGAGCGTGTTTTCAGGTATTGGGTGTTGGTATCGTGCTGCGTCACGACGTTGTTTTCCATCCACAGCCAGGTGATGCTGCCGTCCACGACAGCGCCGGGCCGGGAATAATTGTCGTTCCACACAAGCGCGATCTGCTCGCTGCCCGCGTGGTCTGCGGCAAAACGGCCGGAAACCGCGTGACTCACCGTGACCGTCTGGGGATTCATCCTCATCTCAAATGTCCCTGTCAGTTTTCCGCCCGCAAGCTGCATCTGCTCGCCGTCTGCTTTCTGTGCGTTGTTAGTCGCGGAAAACGACAGCACCGCGCCCTCGAGCAGCAGGTAGTCGTTATCCGTCTCCTCGCTTAAAGCGGCTGCCGTAAGCGCGACCGGCTCGCTCATGGCATAAGCGCTGTCCGCTGCCATTGCCTTTTTTACGCTGCCCGTGGGCGTGTATTCCATGGGTTTGGTATAGGCCATGCGGTAGGCATCCGCGTCTTTGTCCCAGGTAAGCAGGTTGACGCAGTACTTCTGGAACGGATGGTCTTTTAGCTTTTGTTTTTTCGTATCCGTCCATGTATCCGCGTATCCGGCGACCACAAGCTCGCCGGTTCCGTTGCCGTTCACATCCGCCTCCACGGTTGCGGGAAAGCGCATATAATAATCGCCGTAATCGAGATGGTCGAAGAACAGGCGCTTCATGGCGCTTCCGTCCTGTTCGTAAACGGCGAGCGCGGGAAGCTGGCTGTGCCCTTTATAAGACTCCGCGTCGCTGCGCGGAAGGCACGCGCTCACCACAAGGTGGTCTCTGGTGCCCCCGTCTGCGCGCGCAAGGCCGGAGGTGCCAAGGTTTACGATTGGCAGGTTCCAGCCGGAAAAAGCAAAGTTGTATTGCGCCCAATCGTTGTCCGTGTGCAGATCGTTAAGCGGAATGCGGGAGCCCTCTGCGATGTCTCCGTTTATCCCGATGTCGTAAACCTGGATATAGGGATTATCAAACCGCGGCACATACACCGCCAGCTCGTCTATCCCGTCGCCGTCGTAATCGCCCGCGCAGACGGCGTTCAGCCCCTGCGCGGCGCGTACGTCGATTTCGCCGATCCTGGTATTTGAATTTGCCAGCTTTGTATAACTTGTGCTTTGGGGAACATAGCCGTTTCCTTTTTTCACCAGCGTGACCACGCCCAGCCAGCTTGTATTCTTGGCGTTAGCGACGCCCTTCTCCCTGCCCGTCAGCAGTACAGCCTCGCAGATCACCGGGGGGATGCCGCCCGACCCGTCCGCGTTCGTTCCCATATCGAGGGAAACGGTATTGAGCGTACGGTATTTGGAGTTGTCCACCCGGAGGGAGGCGTATTCCGCGGGAGCGCTCACGGGCGAAGCGTCAAGGTATCCCGCAGCGCCGCTGCCGCTGATGGTCGCCCCCTGCGCGCTGCGGGCGGGCATGGTGTCAAACACGGCATAACTGCCCTGCTGCGCTTTGCTTTTGTTCATATAGCCCACGAAAAGCCGGGACATGGCCGTCCCCTCAAAGCCTTTGAGCGGCTGCTCATCCGATGTAAACGCCTCCCGGTCGGGCAAAGACGGCAAATACGGGATGCCGAAATCCTTGTACTTCCAATCATCAAGCGCATTTTCGGGCGTTGCGGTCCCGCTTTGCGCAACGAGCGGCGCATTTGCCGCGTCCTGATTCCCAGACTCCTGCCCGCCGCTTTCCGCCATGGCGGGCAGCGCCGCAGGCAGCAGCGATAATGCCATCGCCACCGCGCTTGCCAGCGCAACGATCTTTTTTCCAAAACGTGTTTTCATCCTTTTTCCTCCCATGTTATCGTCGGCTTCCCCGCCATGCGCGGGGCTTGCTTTTATCCTGCTGTAATTTCTTGCAGACGGATATTTCCGGAACCGCCTGCAAGAAACTGCAAAACAGGTATACCGGAAGGGATAGTTCCTTCCGGTATGCGGCCTGTTCTTCCCTTTTTGTATGCCTTTGTCCGGCGGAATTATTTTCTTCTGCCCCGGGCGCGCTTTGACCTTGTCACGAGCACGACCACCACAATGACCACCACCGCGATGATAACGACGATCAGTATCCAGAAATACGGATGGAAAGCGTCCGCTGCCGCTTCTCCCGTGATTTCGATTACGGTATTGGATATTTCATTGGTGAACGCGCCCGTTTCGTCAAGAAGCTGCGCGGTGATCGCTACCTCCGCTCCGGGGGCGATCCCTGTTATAATTGCTTCTTCCGGCGCACCCTCTTTGGGCGTGACCGTAGCCAGCGCTTCATCGCTGCATGTGCTTTACGCATGGTATTATTACCTCACCAGCCGCCACGAAGAATATGCGTTCCACATGGACGCAATCATGCGCAACCTGCCGCGCATTGCCATGCTGGCCTTCCATGTTGACTACCGCAAAAGTCTGAAAAAGCAGGTGCAGCTATATACCGTATTCGGTAAAGTGCTGAAAAAATTCACGCAGGAGGGGCTTGCAACGAATATCGCGTCCTTTACGCACAACCTTCCGTATATGCACCGCAGTAACAGGGACTATTCGGAGATCGCGCTCGATCCTAAAATACTTTCCAAAATAGACGGCACGTTCGCGCCGCTGCTCGGCCCGGAGTGGGAATACCTGCGCCCGGGCATCCTCGCGTGCTTTACGTACGAGAGAAATCACCTTAATGAGGCGCTTTGCGAAAACGAAAGCGTCATGGCCCTGCTCACCAGGGAAAGCAAGGCGGACGGCCGAATCTGCGTAATGATACTCCAGCACAGCGCACTCTGGCAGCTTGGGCGCAGGCAAGAAGCGGAGAGCCTGATGGACGGACTGTGCGCATTTGTGGATGCCTGCGCGCAATACTTCATTCCCAACCTGACGGCCTATCAAACCAAACTGAAATTGCTGGACGGCGACAAAGCCGCCGCGCACGAATGGCTGAATAGCTATTATGTGACGGAGACGAACCACATCGAGTTTTTCCGTTCCTTCCAGCACTTCACCACGGCGCGGGCATATATCGCGACGGGCAATACCGAGCGCGCGTTGCATTACCTGTCGCTCCTGAAGAAGTTTGGCGAAAACTTAAGCCGCCCTCTGGACAGGTGCGAGGCAGGGGCCATCCTCGCGGCGCTTTACTGGGCGCTTGGCCGCAAAAAGGAAGCCGAAACCCAGCTTATAGAAACGCTTGCGGTATTACAGCCGTATGGTTTCATACGTGTGGTTGCCGACGAAGGGGCGGGC contains these protein-coding regions:
- a CDS encoding InlB B-repeat-containing protein, which gives rise to MKTRFGKKIVALASAVAMALSLLPAALPAMAESGGQESGNQDAANAPLVAQSGTATPENALDDWKYKDFGIPYLPSLPDREAFTSDEQPLKGFEGTAMSRLFVGYMNKSKAQQGSYAVFDTMPARSAQGATISGSGAAGYLDASPVSAPAEYASLRVDNSKYRTLNTVSLDMGTNADGSGGIPPVICEAVLLTGREKGVANAKNTSWLGVVTLVKKGNGYVPQSTSYTKLANSNTRIGEIDVRAAQGLNAVCAGDYDGDGIDELAVYVPRFDNPYIQVYDIGINGDIAEGSRIPLNDLHTDNDWAQYNFAFSGWNLPIVNLGTSGLARADGGTRDHLVVSACLPRSDAESYKGHSQLPALAVYEQDGSAMKRLFFDHLDYGDYYMRFPATVEADVNGNGTGELVVAGYADTWTDTKKQKLKDHPFQKYCVNLLTWDKDADAYRMAYTKPMEYTPTGSVKKAMAADSAYAMSEPVALTAAALSEETDNDYLLLEGAVLSFSATNNAQKADGEQMQLAGGKLTGTFEMRMNPQTVTVSHAVSGRFAADHAGSEQIALVWNDNYSRPGAVVDGSITWLWMENNVVTQHDTNTQYLKTRSASRNGTFLSLARVEDTEHRANYKYMEKSYGWSAPDALMALPAAPYWKELPYENGVGDVTFSVSNTYELPPPAGESMNYSVGSTGSLTAMAGAGALGSEALAGFSTDLNGTLAASGELRDRLSNRNTQTFRVPVDENHVLVYATPIVTYKYKVWLPAFRVTEETAKKYKELANSDTLKNENGTVYDVGDTVPAGWYSYNIHVPYSPTYSLIPMDQYNEAYKRHNLGTDKLDMSAYDFTVGDPSTYQRGFSDIAHYDSAENMVSSPKNIATGGADSQIDFPGAAGIEWDGTVGIQVSDSVQAGITGQVQFLGSEKTGLSGGFAESRGANINMRAGFNFSIGTGASINPLPTGYGDYGYQTTMGVWPCVGQGALLTTGFIVAPKADAPPKPPENPYVYETGMQTNGKAFLVLAWNEPTASDTRLASEYEVFYKNTGASPSDYQTVGKVEAMKQNFMTVTGLMPGTTYDFAFKALPLNGQNGGLSSPLTATTAKAATLHVDPTTPADYYATPNPQGTIDCNLTVKASESDGGNLIEYRWQKYEVSEGYIGEWVDLGIDTDTCYERLSSGDDGAKYRCVVSSRVDKHFQYSAETQTVISRVATVHVGADPRFSVALSAKSADGAELPRERGGAYFLRSGGKVTLKAEVTKKNVTDISDGTLSLFCRKDGGAETLIASGLTPANGIVTHEWTPSESGGYDLVAVYTGTGSSFISGAPENTPAEPTAGPTTSPTQTPDETPTPTATPTEQPTLTPDPPVEPADENTAGPASLHEPGIEPLALTAAEDAAEPTTAATLAEPSATATPEATAAPAEAPAPTQTRTASPQPTETTSTVPTPTAAVGPAQLTEAAGSARSAANIAVSAPIAIHVGLIRDEGYLVRYELNGGTNSAANPNAIGRNAAPTALADPTRVGATFDGWYDDAAFKQKIEYVDPMRIAQKLAGGSGPYVLYAKWTATEYDITYDLDGGTNHPDNPDKYTLLDGAILREPEKAGYRFMGWYFESSSPSADVDKTKSVYSLPLLDKKGDWVDADVTLRAKWEAIEYPITYHTPFADGKGSNPDTYTVEDTVMLNNVDYTGKPIEFKGWYTDAEYTTQITQIAAGTTGPLSLYAKPGFKNAMLHFQPLGGEYSGDNPYIAAKDTDVPLSSATRQGFDFSLWCGQAKTVNGEVVADDSDVSQNYAAGESYHLNPAKSLHTLYAAWTPAAGQVELHWLDPLDDEEVYQNYGVKGQKIADPGVTPDHYGYAFDGKWYRDKALTQQWNFGSDTVPTNLTGGGFTLYAGLREMYYNVSFEPNGGTAVPAQRVQEGKTVAKPADPALQDKMFLGWYEDDALTIPYDFASEVQSDLTLYAKWRPRGPVKPAPGDSKILGIEDGKTYAHGSTFEFTAVGAGMDNDHPIEGDERHVPKSWSVNPSGTWSGPPYTASFETKDMAMGAHTLTVTFALERYESGAWKDTNDTVQAQVTFTLAENASESTHTPTPGGGAKTGDETLPVWIWLAIAAAAAVCLVFLGRKLLKRQ
- a CDS encoding LuxR C-terminal-related transcriptional regulator, yielding MRPVLPFLYAFVRRNYFLLPRARFDLVTSTTTTMTTTAMITTISIQKYGWKASAAASPVISITVLDISLVNAPVSSRSCAVIATSAPGAIPVIIASSGAPSLGVTVASASSLHVLYAWYYYLTSRHEEYAFHMDAIMRNLPRIAMLAFHVDYRKSLKKQVQLYTVFGKVLKKFTQEGLATNIASFTHNLPYMHRSNRDYSEIALDPKILSKIDGTFAPLLGPEWEYLRPGILACFTYERNHLNEALCENESVMALLTRESKADGRICVMILQHSALWQLGRRQEAESLMDGLCAFVDACAQYFIPNLTAYQTKLKLLDGDKAAAHEWLNSYYVTETNHIEFFRSFQHFTTARAYIATGNTERALHYLSLLKKFGENLSRPLDRCEAGAILAALYWALGRKKEAETQLIETLAVLQPYGFIRVVADEGAGVVPILKRILSKLSDNGYKGPLTRAYLSEVMLAAHSFAGSHVGYIAGIGKKDKPVKLSGQQKHMLELLSQGYKNAEISEMTGLSIPTIKTHTSLAYKKLDVNNAMDAVLKARELGLIE